A stretch of Glandiceps talaboti chromosome 18, keGlaTala1.1, whole genome shotgun sequence DNA encodes these proteins:
- the LOC144449550 gene encoding uncharacterized protein LOC144449550, translating into MFLWRKLFSSAEEQEDVPPDADDPKDTDGNDSPNKQDTSSAAHNNSPSMAMRVMIASFRKKFPTIKGVTTEVVQKWFQQGAASTNLLTGDVDSTNKRTLVIVDSRPEAEYRVSHIPGAVRIEFSTEDNNYIIKEIQTNVKEEGKKLPKTIVMYCSLGYRSSILADKLQKAIQSKDDDNHDFEGAEIYNMEGGIFKWANEGSPMVDVTGSSTKYAHPFNAVFGKLLHYSKRKEKL; encoded by the exons ATGTTCCTGTGGAGGAAACTATTTTCTTCGGCCGAAGAGCAGGAAGATGTCCCACCAGACGCTGACGATCCGAAAGATACAGATGGCAATGATAG TCCCAACAAACAAGACACCTCCAGTGcagcccataacaacagcccaAGTATGGCAATGCGTGTTATGATCGCATCTTTCCGTAAAAAGTTCCCAACCATCAAAGGTGTGACGACGGAAGTTGTTCAGAAATGGTTCCAGCAGGGAGCTGCCAGTACGAATTTACTGACAGGTGACGTCGACAGCACAAACAAACGAACACTGGTCATAGTG GATTCAAGACCAGAAGCAGAATACAGAGTCAGTCACATTCCTGGTGCAGTTCGTATCGAATTCTCGACAGAAGATAACAATTATATTATCAAAGAAATACAGACTAACGTTAAAG AAGAAGGAAAGAAGCTTCCGAAAACAATCGTTATGTACTGTTCCCTTGGCTATCGTTCTTCTATTCTTGCAGACAAACTCCAGAAGGCGATCCAGTCGAAAG ATGACGATAATCATGACTTCGAAGGTGCTGAAATTTACAACATGGAGGGCGGAATATTCAAATGGGCGAACGAAGGATCCCCGATGGTGGACGTGACTGGTAGTTCAACAAAGTATGCACATCCCTTCAATGCTGTGTTCGGAAAACTTTTACATTATTCCAAGAGAAAAGAAAAACTGTGA